A window of Penaeus chinensis breed Huanghai No. 1 chromosome 9, ASM1920278v2, whole genome shotgun sequence genomic DNA:
cttctctttttccttcttcttcttctcttgttccttcttctccttctctttttccttctccttctctttttccttcttctccttctctttttccttcttctccttctctttttccttcttcttcttctcttgttccttcttctccttctctttttccttctccttctctttttccttctccttctcttattccttcttctccttctcttgttccttcttctccttctctttttccttcttcttcttctcttgttccttcttctccttctctttttccttcttctcttttttccttcttctccttctctttttccttcttctccttctctttttccttcttctccttctctttttccttcttctccttctcttttccttcttctccttctctttttccttcttctccttctctttttccttcttctccttctctttttccttcttctccttctctttttccttcttctccttctctttttccttctccttctctttttccttcttctccttctctttttccttcttctccttctctttttccttcttctccttctctttttccttcttctccttctctttttccttcttctccttctcttttttcttcttctccttctctttttccttcttctccttctctttttccttcttctccttctctttttccttctccttctctttttccttcttctccttctctttttccttcttctccttctctttttccttcttctcttctcttcttctatttttcttctccttctctttttccttcttctccttctcttttccttcttctcttctcttgttccttcttctccttctcttttccttctccttctctttttccttcttctccttctctttccttcttctcttctctttttccttcttctccttctctttttccttcttctctttttccttcttctccttctctttttccttcttctccttctctttttccttcttctccttctctttttccttcttctccttctctttttccttcttctccttctctttttccttcttctccttctctttttccttcttctccttctctttttccttcttctccttctctttttccttcttctccttctctttttccttcttctccttctctttttccttcttctccttctctttttccttcttctccttctctttttccttcttctccttctctttttccttcttctccttctctttttccttcttctccttctctttttccttcttctccttctctttttccttcttctccttctctttttccttcttctccttctctttttccttcttttccttctctttttctcttctcttctcttttcttcttctccttctctctctttcctttctctttcctctttttcttctcctcttttttcttcttctccttctctttttcttctctcttctctttttcttctttctctttccttcttctctctttcttctcttcttttccttctttcttctcttttcttctttctctctttttcttcttctttccttctcttctttcctttccttttttctctctccttctcttcctctctcctttttccttctcctctttttcttcttctccttctttttctctcttcttcctttttcctttcttctcttttctttctccttctcttttccttcctctctttcttcttttctcttctttcttcttctttcctctccttttcctttccttctctttctcttcctcttctcttttcctctctttttctctttttctctctccttcttctctcctttattcctcttttctttcttcttctctttctcctttttctccttctccatttagtCAATCATCATATTGGTGAATTGATTATCCCATGTCAGTCATCTTCATCAGcagtactgttattagtattggtatcaaTGGTAAATtagctaataataacagttatattgATGAAATGAATTTCTCtcatcttttaatttctttttcatctacaaaaaaaaagtaattatatggAGCAAAAGTTAATCTGGATTGTTTCAGACAGATGTATTCAGTAGGACTTGCTTTGGCTGCAGTCCTGATCACATGTGGGCCAGGTAATACCAATGCTCAGGTCTCAGGCACCGATGGTACGAATACAACAGTCGCAAATATCACAAATGTCAACACTTCCTCCAGTAGTACAAGGACTGAGAGAGGTAAGATTGTGTGGGTCTCAAGAGTGACCatgatgttttttttgtgatatatatgtaaatagctgTGGAATGGTTTTAAATAGTTGATTGTTATATCGAGTATTAGGGGGAAATATGTATTgtcgaaaagggaaaaaataaagacaaatcatCCCTCACCATCTATtgattcaattttctttttctagcTATTTTcgaataaaagtaatattttttaGCTTCTCATATCCATGCTTCACTCATATCTGGCCTAGTGGTTGTAAGCTctgtatattttattgtattgtaAATTTTTGCACCTAACTAGTGCAAGGTTTGCTTTTTTTCATGAGGTATAAAGTATGTTTTTACAATTCCAGGTGATTCTTGGATATTGGAGGTGGTCATGTTCATGCTGCTTTTCATCATGTGGTTCATTGTGCCTTTCATGTCTTGGGGCTTTGTGATTCCTGCTACCATTATCTTTCGCAGTATCTTTGTGGATTTGATTGGGGAGAATGTAagcttgtgttgtgttttgtttttgtcagttAAGCACTCTACTTTCCACACTGCACGTGAAGTTCTTTgtaatattgtataatattgacaatgttaTAAAATGAGGCAATTCTTTCAGATGTTCGTAGAAGTTTTCGGTGGAACTGGAGGTAATGGTCCCCTAATGCTTGTAGAAGATGCCTTCAAGGGGGTCTTCTCATAACTTCCAATACGTATACATTGCTTGTCATTTATGTCTATCAGCTCTAGACATCATTAATTCTGTAGAAAGCCTCTACTAATACCATGAGAATAGTAATCCCAATCTTTTTTTCTGTGCTGTGATTTGGATTCAGGTGTTGAATTTtcaaagagtgagaggaaaaataaaaggggaacATTGTCATTAATCAAACAAGGTACACAAATAAAGCTGTGTAAGATATCGACTGGTAATGGTGTTCGGCAAAACTACATTTAAGTATACTGAAATACAGTATGTTTTACACAAGAATCAAGCACAGAAAACAAGATAAGCTGAAATATTCCCGAATTGACCATATAAATTCAAATGAACAAGTCCATGACCTATGAagaatattcttttatatatttagccCCTTTCTGTTATCAATTTACAAAATgttaaaacagacacacacacacacacacacacacacacacacacacacacacacacacacacacacacacacacacacacacacacacacacacacacacacaaacacctgtatacacacacacaaacacctgtatacacacacacgcacctgtatacacacacacacctgtatacacacacacacacacacctgtatacacacacacacacacctgtatacacacacacacacacctgtatacacacacacacacacctgtatacacacacacacctgtatacacacacacacacctgtacacacacacacacctgtacacacacacacacacacacacctgtacacacacgcacacacacacacctgtacacacacgcacacacacgcacacacacacgcacacacacgcacacacacatgcacacacacctgtacacacacacacacacctgtacacacacacacctgtacacacacacacacctgtacacacacacacacacacacacacacacacacacacacacacacacacacacacacacacacacacacacacacacacacacacacctgtacacacacacacacacacacacctgtacacacacacacacacacacctgtacacacacacacacacacacacacacacacacacacacacacacacacacacacacacacacacacacacacacacacacacacacctgtacacacacgcacacgcacacacacgcacacgcacacacacgcacacgcacacacacgcacgcacacgcacatgcacacacatgcacacacacacacgcacacacacatatatatatagaggagtaGAGGAGTAGAGGATTAAAAAGAGTACCATTACTTGGTTTATATGCATGAAAATACCACTACCAGAATCAATATTTATTTGGCTGTATATAATCTGTGAGATAACAAGGCAATAAATTAAAGGAAATACAGTCATGTGGaccttattaacccaatgctttCGGGAAAACGTGTTCACTCTGTTATTGTCTTGTGAAATGTATCTACCCGCAGATGGCTGTACAAGTCCTCAGCCACCAAGGGAGGCAATCAGTACATGTGACACCATcacattcctgttttttttttttttttttttttctaaagctataAATATggatggttttattattattattgacattataattattacagtgttatcaacaatagtaatagtaatataaatcaaataaaacatttCCGAAAATCAAGGTTAAAGGTAACAAATGAGATAGGTCAGACTAGTAAATGACTCATTGATGACTAAACACTTATTTagccatctgtgtaaatacaGTTAATGAACTAAACTCGCCGAGGGCatggtatgtgcatacataccatacatggTGGCACTGGGTTAATCATTCATAAATATGCATTAGAAGATAAATATACAATCAGAAATACACAATGTATCGTGtatgaaatgtaaaaaatgattagatggatataaaaatacacaaatcaGAAAACCATCATCTGGGATAtaaacactgattttatttaatttgttttaaaaTTCATTAATTCTGTGAATGCTTTAACTTGTTTTACTTTTAAAACTATACATGCTTAGtcatgtataagtttatatttaaatatctgtatGAACTATTTTCATGGGAGTCTTATTGTGAAAAATCATACATGTAGATAAACCtacaacatacattatatattctctGAAATCTATTGCTTTGTGATAACAGTACaaaattctttaatatttattagCAATAAAGAAATACCTTtagtatattaaaaataacattaaaattaataaatatttaacaGTGCTTTTGGATTACCACACGTCATTTTGTCTTGACACTGAGCAAGATCTGCCTTTGAGATGGTATATAATGACAATTACCATTatgatatgaatatgtgtgtgtgtgcatgtttgcgtgtgtttttctgtgtttttgtgtgtttgtgtgagagttatacatacatacatatacatatatatatataatatgctattAACCCTTTCGTGCATTGTGCATTTAAGTGTTTCTGAGATCATGGGTGGAGGTATTTGtggcattatattattgttttgggCATggtcaagaaaaaagagaattcaTAAAATCTTTAGCTTTCAATGGGGGgatgaaaacagtaaaaaagagaaaagagaagagaataagtatacataaatacatacatgtactatatatacacatttttcttctttttctctttttccatttggTGTTTGGAATAGCTGGGGCTTTAGATCTGTCACCAGCCATGGCCATTAGGTCTCTACATAAAGTAAATGTGTTCAGTGTCTCCAACCATTTTTTTTGTGGTTGGGAAAACTGAAAAAGACGGTTTGTACACCTTATAACACTTCCTGTTAGTTTTCAACAACTGAAGGCATGAATTTTATACATAAACAAGAGAAAATTCTTATTTATTGCTGTCATGCAAATTCACATGATAGTGCACCTCTTACACCTTTCCagtgtaatgaaaaataaaagcattAAATGCACAAGAGCATTAATAGACTATAAATACAAACTTTAATATAACAATCACTGTACatttaacaaaatataataaagtcTCTAAGAGAATTCTGTTGGATATTTTCAGCATGTAATTAATTAACTGTTTTGGTGTTTCAGATAGTTACTGTTATATgggtataatatatttaaatttttcagTTAATGTGACTACCAATAAAGTACAtaacattatattttatcatatatcacaaaaataaaatgtacaattGAAGAATCGAAACACACAAATCTGCAATGTTCATCTTCATTGAATGTTATGTACACAAATCTACAAAGTTAAATTCTTCATCAAGACAAAATAAACTTTGGCTTTTTCATCCTAACTGTCAATTGGATTATACATTTTTGACTGAATGGAAGTTATAGACAACTCAAAGAGATAACCTCAAATATTAGGCCTTTTCCTCACAAATAAATTCTGAATTTGACCCTGAAGCATTTTTCTCTATAACCTTTCATAATCCATGTTTATCTTTGACCATTCCTCTTTGAATGGTCATCAATGTCCATgttcaaatacataaataatgtaaTGGTGTTCTACCATTAAAGATACCAAGTACCTATTGTATTTAAATTTTCaagaatattttttctctttatcattgaaATGACATTCTGTTCTGTGATAAActgacacatatttttttttttcactgcaaaCCTCATCACACTGCATAGTGATACTGCTCATTCACtgtttgtaagaaatataatGGCTTGAAATATAGGTCACTGGAAGCCACAGTGTGCATGTAATCTTTGGTtattaaaagaagagaaacaaattgTAATAAGATTGATGATGCAAGGAAAATCTTATCTTGTttataatgaatgaaagaaagaaagaaagaataaaaaatcaaattccAAGTGAACTGATGGGAGTAACAACACAACAGCATAATTTTCTTTCTAGAATTTAAAGATACATTTGGATAGATGTGAATTCTGTTAAAAGTTTCTTCAATGCCAAATCACCTTCCTCTCCTGTTCTTTGGTCAAGTGTTTTGAATAATGAagtaagactatatatatactttttgttgtcttttttgtttctaAAAATATAACGACAAAAATCTTGGTCcaaatttttcttcctctttgtccctaTGCCCTAATATGTGTCTACAATTCTAAACAGCAAATGTTCAAAATGTTGAATACTCCCTCACAAAAAAAGTAACtgcaaaaaattacaataaaagatTTCTATCAACTTTATCAAGATTTCTATTGTCTGTAGGTGAGCAACTGAAagtatattttgagagagagagagagagagagagagagagagagagagagagagagagagagagagagagagagagagagagagagagagagagagagagagagagagagagagaatatgatagttaaaaaaaaatagttgaataaaattaaaaaatgtagTAGTCCCTTTAAGTCATCAGACCATATATAAATTAATCAACAGTGTATAAGAAGGATTTAAATTTCGTTACCATAAAAGAATCTGCTTTCTTAACTCAAAAGACCTAGATAGGCCAACATTAGCAAAATGGATTATTGTTACACATTTCCCATTCTTCTACACTATCACCTATTTAACAGCTTGGAAAATGATCCTAAAAGATATATAGCATGAATGACAAATCAGaatgtcattattatgaacaAGGAAAAGCTTACGGTATAAGCAGCATCAAAATTCTGATACCCTTATCTGCCACTGATAAATAATCTGTAAGGCtatttctttaagaaaaaaatccaacTCCCATCATATGATGGAATAAATACAGAACTATCCTTGCTAGGGATGGTCAAACTGGTGCCAAATTGCTAGCTCACATAATTCAACTGCCCAACTGCCTATTCAAGCAAAAGACCCTTGCAGCTTAAAGCTTAAGCCTCAATTCCCAAATCTTCCAAGAGAGCTTCCAAAGATTCGAGCTTTGTCCTTGCTTCATAGATTTCAGATGTGCTCTGCACCGCTGATGAGATGTGGTACCTCAGTTCATCCACAATGGTGACTGTGTCTGTTTCCTGACGGCCCTGGACCTCTGCTGCATCAGCCAGCACTAGGTCATGTAGCTCTTGGAGTTCCAGAACCTTTAATGTGGACATAAGGTTTAGACATATTCATACTTCATTTGATTCAAACATGTATTTATAACTCTGTAACTTGAATCTGTTGAGTctggtgtgtgagggtgtgtgtgtgcgtgtgtgtgaaaatacagaTACAGCACCACAAAAACCTTTGATCATAATCCCCCTCACCCAAAATTCACTTCAACAAAAAAGATGGTTAactatgatactaataaaatgattatcattCAACACATTTTTtccagaagaaaacaaaactcaTCCCTGCCATCTGCACCACTAAAACAGTGCCAAGCCCTGACCAATTCAGAACGCTTGATGCTAGGAGAGATGTAGGCTTGATCATATTGATGTGCTGTGGAAGGGCATCTTGCCTTCAAATGATTTGGAAAACACTTAAAAGGTGCTTTCATAAGACCACATAACCTTACACAACTCTTATTTAGTCAAAGAACATCCCTTGGGAAAAGCCAGGAATACCCTTTAACTTCAACTGGCAAATTCTCCTGCCTCCAGGCCATGATcctgttattttcttcatttgcCCTATATGACCCAGGTATTTTGAAAgattataagaatattaatggGAAAGAAACAAATACCTTCAAAATCTTGCATTCTTTGGGATGGAGCTATTCTGCATAAATTATTTCTCTTGATTTTGAAATAGCAATGAATGCTGTAACACCTGTCTTTGTGGGTCTCTGGACTCCCCTACCAGGATCCCAGATGTTACCAGTGACAGCTGCTTTTCCCTAACTGtaattttcaaacacacacacacacacacacacacacacacacacacacacacacacacacactcacacactcacacacacactcactcactcactcactcactcactcactcactcactcactcactcactcactcactcactcactcactcactcactcactcactcactcactcactcactctcactctcactctcactctcactctcactctcactctcactctcactctcactctcactctcactctcactctcactcacactcacactcacactcacactcacactcacactcactctcactctcactctctctctcgctacctaaGGTCTGTAGGTCTAAAGGTACTTTGAGGTGACTGTAAAGGTTGAGATATTATGGAATTCTAGTCTAAATATCAAGAAACACCCATTATCTATGTTCTGAATCCTCTAAGGATGGAAGAAGTTATATTGTTGTGCAAGTATCTTTTGTATGTATcagaatatacaaaatatttgtaTGGTAACTTTCTTATTCAGCCTTTTCCAGCTAAAATCTTAAAACTGAAAAAGGTGAACATACCAGTGGAATAGCTAAAAATACCTTAAAATTAAGATCataaggaataacaataatgatgataacatgttTAATACtacttgttataaaaaaaaagaaaaaaaaaagcacattacTTGCCTGTTCAAGATTTTTGGCCATAAAAGCAACGCACTGATCCTCCAGACGTGGAAGTTGGAACATTCGTGCTAATCGGAGGACTGTAATAACATTCTCAATCTGAAGCTGCGTCCCCAGGAACACTCCACACTGTCGAGTCAACCCTGGCACCAGTAACATGTCTGCTGCAACCATGACATCCATTGCATTCTCTAATGACACCTGAAACCAAAATTTCTGTTTAAGAAATTTGTGGATAATAGAAGACAACATCCAGATTCATGCAAACTTGTCACTTATGAAGCTGATTTGTCATGGCAATTCATTTTGAAATACCAATTTTGATACTAAC
This region includes:
- the LOC125029102 gene encoding uncharacterized protein LOC125029102 isoform X1, translating into MSRRQMYSVGLALAAVLITCGPGNTNAQVSGTDGTNTTVANITNVNTSSSSTRTERGDSWILEVVMFMLLFIMWFIVPFMSWGFVIPATIIFRSIFVDLIGENMFVEVFGGTGGNGPLMLVEDAFKGVFS
- the LOC125029102 gene encoding uncharacterized protein LOC125029102 isoform X2 encodes the protein MYSVGLALAAVLITCGPGNTNAQVSGTDGTNTTVANITNVNTSSSSTRTERGDSWILEVVMFMLLFIMWFIVPFMSWGFVIPATIIFRSIFVDLIGENMFVEVFGGTGGNGPLMLVEDAFKGVFS
- the LOC125028602 gene encoding ankyrin repeat and BTB/POZ domain-containing protein 1-like, giving the protein MFFCLRSEYFRALLRDHFHEADWCNSSGSQIPTVTLHNISAEVFAILVHYLYCNQTNVSLENAMDVMVAADMLLVPGLTRQCGVFLGTQLQIENVITVLRLARMFQLPRLEDQCVAFMAKNLEQVLELQELHDLVLADAAEVQGRQETDTVTIVDELRYHISSAVQSTSEIYEARTKLESLEALLEDLGIEA